Proteins found in one Quercus robur chromosome 2, dhQueRobu3.1, whole genome shotgun sequence genomic segment:
- the LOC126708926 gene encoding endo-1,4-beta-xylanase 1 isoform X2, with product MENPMYNAGNNVEIAVQKANDSNHGCATNIVLNHDFSEGLHLWHPNNCDGFVVSAESAHPEGTSEKLGGNYAVVSNRKECWQGLEQDITARVSPGSTYTVSARVGVSGPLQGSTDVLATLKLENRGSGTSYLFIGRTSVSKEKWEKLEGTFSLPAMPDRVVFYFEGPSPGVDILIESVVITCSSPSECESVSQRCFDAGDENIILNPKFEDGLNNWSGRGCKIVLHDSMADGKIVPLSGKYFASATERTQNWNGIQQEITGKVQRKLAYDVTAVVRIFGNNVTNSDVRVTLWVQTPNLREQYIGVANAQATDKDWVQLQGKFLLNGSPSKVVIYVEGPPSGTDILLNSLIVKHAEKTPPSFPPVIENPAFGVNIIQNSSLSDGTNGWFPLGNCTLSVATGSPHILPPMARESLGPHEPLSGRYILVTNRTQTWMGPAQMITDKLKLFLTYQVSGWVRIGSGASGPQNVNVALGVDSQWVNGGQVEVNGDGWHEIGGSFRIEKQPSKVMVYVQGPSPGVDLMVAGVQIFPVDRQARFRYLRRQTDLNRKRDVILKFSGVDSSTLLGTVVLVKQTQNTFPLGSCVSRTNIDNEDFVDFFTKNFNWAVFGNELKWYWTEPQQGNFNYNDADEMLALCKSHNIQTRGHCIFWEVINTVQSWVQALNKNDLMTAVQNRLTGLLTRYKGKFMHYDVNNEMLHGSFYQDRLGKDIRANMFKTAHQLDPSALLFVNDYHVEDGCDTRSSPEKYIQHILDLQEQGAPVGGIGIQGHIDSPVGPIVCSALDKLGILGLPIWFTELDVSSINECVRGDDLEVMLREAFAHPAVDGIMLWGFWELFMSRNNSHLVNAEGDINEAGKRYLALRKEWLSHARGHIDDQGQFQFRGFHGTYTLEIINSSKKVSKTFVVDNGDLPLVVPIDL from the exons ATGGAGAACCCCATGTACAATGCAGGCAACAATGTGGAG ATTGCAGTCCAAAAAGCAAATGACTCAAACCATGGTTGTGCTACTAATATCGTACTAAACCATGACTTCTCTGAAGGGCTGCATTTGTGGCATCCCAACAATTGTGATGGCTTTGTGGTATCAGCTGAGTCAGCTCACCCAGAGGGAACTTCAGAAAAGTTGGGTGGTAATTATGCAGTTGTTTCAAATCGCAAGGAATGCTGGCAGGGCTTGGAACAAGATATCACAGCCAGGGTTTCTCCAGGTTCCACTTATACAGTTTCTGCCCGTGTTGGAGTATCAGGGCCTCTTCAGGGATCCACTGATGTCTTGGCAACATTGAAACTAGAAAACCGAGGTTCAGGGACTAGCTATTTGTTCATTGGAAG AACTTCTGTGTCTAAGGAGAAGTGGGAGAAGTTGGAAGGCACATTCTCATTGCCAGCTATGCCTGACCGGGTTGTATTTTATTTCGAAGGGCCTTCACCTGGAGTTGATATTCTTATAGAATCAGTAGTGATCACCTGTTCCAGTCCAAGTGAGTGTGAG AGTGTAAGCCAGAGATGCTTTGATGCTGGAGATGAGAATATCATCCTAAACCCCAAATTTGAGGATGGCCTGAACAATTGGTCTGGAAGAGGCTGCAAGATTGTTTTACATGATTCTATGGCAGATGGGAAAATAGTCCCACTGTCTGGAAAGTATTTTGCATCTGCAACAGAGCGCACACAGAACTGGAATGGTATTCAGCAGGAGATCACAGGAAAAGTGCAGCGAAAGCTTGCTTATGATGTTACTGCTGTTGTTCGGATATTTGGTAACAATGTCACTAATTCTGATGTGCGAGTGACTTTGTGGGTGCAAACACCAAACCTTCGTGAACAGTATATAGGCGTTGCCAA TGCTCAAGCAACAGACAAGGATTGGGTACAGTTGCAGGGGAAGTTCCTTCTAAATGGTTCTCCATCCAAAGTAGTCATATATGTTGAAGGTCCACCTTCGGGCACTGATATCCTTCTCAACAGTTTAATTGTAAAGCATGCGGAGAAAACCCCTCCTTCATTTCCCCCAGTTATTGAG AATCCTGCCTTTGGAgtaaatataattcaaaatagCAGTCTAAGTGATGGCACCAATGGGTGGTTTCCCCTTGGTAATTGCACTTTGAGCGTTGCTACTGGTTCACCACATATTCTTCCACCAATGGCAAGAGAATCCCTTGGACCTCATGAACCTTTAAGTGGTCGCTATATCCTTGTGACCAATCGCACACAGACTTGGATGGGTCCTGCTCAGATGATCACAGATaaactaaaactttttttgacATACCAAGTATCTGGTTGGGTTCGAATTGGTTCTGGAGCTAGTGGTCCACAAAATGTGAATGTTGCACTAGGTGTGGACAGTCAGTGGGTTAATGGGGGACAAGTTGAGGTTAATGGTGATGGATGGCATGAAATTGGTGGTTCCTTCAGAATTGAGAAGCAACCTTCCAAGGTTATGGTTTATGTTCAAGGTCCATCTCCAGGTGTTGACTTAATGGTCGCTGGAGTTCAGATTTTTCCTGTTGATCGACAGGCAAGGTTTAGATATCTACGGAGGCAGACTGATCTg AACCGTAAGCGTGATGTCATCCTAAAATTCTCAGGAGTGGATTCAAGCACTCTGCTTGGCACGGTGGTGTTAgtcaaacaaacacaaaacacttTTCCTTTGGGGTCATGTGTAAGCAGAACAAACATTGATAATGAAGATTTTGTTGAtttctttacaaaaaatttcaattgggCTGTCTTTGGCAATGAGTTGAAGTGGTACTGGACAGAACCACAGCAGGGAAATTTCAACTACAATGATGCTGATGAGATGTTGGCCTTGTGTAAAAGCCACAACATACAGACTAGAGGTCATTGTATCTTCTGGGAAGTGATCAACACAGTCCAATCATGGGTCCAAGCACTGAACAAAAATGACTTGATGACAGCTGTCCAAAATCGGCTAACAGGTCTTCTTACCCGCTACAAGGGGAAGTTCATGCACTATGATGTTAACAATGAGATGCTGCATGGTTCATTCTATCAAGATAGACTAGGTAAGGATATCCGAGCAAACATGTTCAAGACTGCACACCAACTAGATCCATCCGCCCTCCTGTTTGTGAATGATTATCACGTTGAGGATGGATGTGACACCAGATCATCTCCAGAAAAGTACATTCAACATATTCTTGATTTGCAAGAGCAAGGTGCACCTGTTGGAGGTATTGGAATACAAGGGCACATAGACAGTCCAGTCGGGCCTATTGTTTGCTCAGCTTTGGATAAATTGGGTATTCTTGGTCTTCCAATCTGGTTTACAGAGCTTGATGTGTCCTCCATTAATGAATGTGTTAGAGGGGACGATTTGGAAGTGATGCTTAGGGAAGCTTTTGCCCATCCTGCAGTAGATGGTATAATGCTATGGGGATTCTGGGAGTTGTTTATGAGCCGGAACAATTCACATCTAGTGAATGCAGAGGGTGACATTAATGAAGCTGGTAAAAGATACCTTGCTCTTAGAAAAGAGTGGCTGTCTCATGCACGTGGGCATATTGATGACCAAGGACAGTTCCAGTTTAGAGGCTTCCATGGAACATACACTCTGGAAATTATTAATTCCTCCAAGAAGGTTTCAAAGACATTTGTTGTTGACAATGGTGACTTGCCACTGGTGGTTCCCATAGATTTATAA
- the LOC126708936 gene encoding homeobox protein knotted-1-like 2, which translates to MEDYNNQLNENSAPRGNFLYASPVLAANSSGYGRTSSGSNVGTQMHINTFPLQSGGDCTFQSETHPIVKTEASTSQHVQKFHYPLMRGHQVQHQQQQQQQQQQQQGNENSSEVEAIKAKIIAHPQYSNLLEAYMDCQKVGAPPEVVARLSAARQEFEARQRSSGSARETSKDPELDQFMEAYYDMLVKYREELTRPIQEAMDFMRRIESQLNMLGNGPVRVFSSDEKCEGVGSSEEDQDNSAGETELPEIDPRAEDRELKNHLLRKYSGYLSSLKQELSKKKKKGKLPKDARQKLLSWWELHYKWPYPSETEKVALAESTGLDQKQINNWFINQRKRHWKPSEDMQFMVMDGLHPQNATLYMDGHYMADGHYRLGP; encoded by the exons ATGGAGGACTACAATAATCAACTTAATGAGAATTCAGCTCCGAGGGGAAATTTCTTGTATGCTTCACCGGTTCTTGCAGCTAATTCTTCTGGTTATGGAAGAACAAGCAGTGGCTCAAACGTGGGTACCCAGATGCACATCAACACCTTTCCTTTACAATCAGGTGGAGATTGTACTTTTCAATCAGAAACACACCCAATTGTGAAGACTGAAGCTAGCACTTCCCAACATGTTCAGAAATTTCATTACCCTTTGATGAGAGGACACCAAGttcaacatcaacaacaacaacaacagcaacaacaacaacaacaagggAATGAGAATTCTAGTGAAGTTGAAGCTATCAAAGCCAAGATCATTGCCCACCCTCAATACTCGAACCTTTTGGAAGCTTACATGGATTGCCAAAAG GTGGGAGCTCCACCTGAAGTGGTGGCTAGGCTCTCAGCTGCTCGCCAAGAATTTGAGGCAAGGCAACGATCTTCAGGGAGCGCTAGAGAGACTTCAAAGGACCCAGAACTCGATCAGTTCATG GAAGCCTATtatgacatgctggtgaaatATCGTGAGGAACTAACTAGGCCTATACAAGAAGCAATGGATTTCATGCGTAGGATTGAATCTCAGCTCAACATGCTTGGCAATGGTCCCGTTCGGGTCTTCTCCTCTG ATGAGAAGTGTGAAGGCGTTGGTTCATCTGAGGAGGATCAAGACAACAGTGCCGGAGAAACAGAACTGCCTGAGATTGATCCACGTGCTGAAGACCGAGAACTGAAGAACCACCTACTGAGGAAGTATAGCGGTTACTTAAGCAGCCTTAAGCAAGAGctttcaaagaaaaagaagaaaggtaaACTACCCAAAGATGCAAGGCAGAAGCTACTTAGTTGGTGGGAGTTGCACTACAAATGGCCCTATCCTTCG GAGACAGAAAAGGTGGCACTGGCTGAATCAACTGGTTtagaccaaaaacaaataaataattggtTCATAAACCAAAGAAAACGTCACTGGAAACCTTCTGAAGATATGCAATTTATGGTGATGGATGGACTACATCCACAGAATGCAACTCTCTACATGGATGGTCACTACATGGCTGATGGTCATTACCGTTTGGGACCATGA
- the LOC126708926 gene encoding endo-1,4-beta-xylanase 1 isoform X1, protein MRRVSACCFISLFSRTNQKHKDKDKDKLTQRSREAMENPMYNAGNNVEIAVQKANDSNHGCATNIVLNHDFSEGLHLWHPNNCDGFVVSAESAHPEGTSEKLGGNYAVVSNRKECWQGLEQDITARVSPGSTYTVSARVGVSGPLQGSTDVLATLKLENRGSGTSYLFIGRTSVSKEKWEKLEGTFSLPAMPDRVVFYFEGPSPGVDILIESVVITCSSPSECESVSQRCFDAGDENIILNPKFEDGLNNWSGRGCKIVLHDSMADGKIVPLSGKYFASATERTQNWNGIQQEITGKVQRKLAYDVTAVVRIFGNNVTNSDVRVTLWVQTPNLREQYIGVANAQATDKDWVQLQGKFLLNGSPSKVVIYVEGPPSGTDILLNSLIVKHAEKTPPSFPPVIENPAFGVNIIQNSSLSDGTNGWFPLGNCTLSVATGSPHILPPMARESLGPHEPLSGRYILVTNRTQTWMGPAQMITDKLKLFLTYQVSGWVRIGSGASGPQNVNVALGVDSQWVNGGQVEVNGDGWHEIGGSFRIEKQPSKVMVYVQGPSPGVDLMVAGVQIFPVDRQARFRYLRRQTDLNRKRDVILKFSGVDSSTLLGTVVLVKQTQNTFPLGSCVSRTNIDNEDFVDFFTKNFNWAVFGNELKWYWTEPQQGNFNYNDADEMLALCKSHNIQTRGHCIFWEVINTVQSWVQALNKNDLMTAVQNRLTGLLTRYKGKFMHYDVNNEMLHGSFYQDRLGKDIRANMFKTAHQLDPSALLFVNDYHVEDGCDTRSSPEKYIQHILDLQEQGAPVGGIGIQGHIDSPVGPIVCSALDKLGILGLPIWFTELDVSSINECVRGDDLEVMLREAFAHPAVDGIMLWGFWELFMSRNNSHLVNAEGDINEAGKRYLALRKEWLSHARGHIDDQGQFQFRGFHGTYTLEIINSSKKVSKTFVVDNGDLPLVVPIDL, encoded by the exons ATGAGAAGGGTCTCTGCTTGCTGCTTCATAAGCCTGTTTTCCAGGACTAATCAAAAGCACAAGGACAAGGACAAGGACAAGCTCACTCAG AGAAGTAGAGAAGCTATGGAGAACCCCATGTACAATGCAGGCAACAATGTGGAG ATTGCAGTCCAAAAAGCAAATGACTCAAACCATGGTTGTGCTACTAATATCGTACTAAACCATGACTTCTCTGAAGGGCTGCATTTGTGGCATCCCAACAATTGTGATGGCTTTGTGGTATCAGCTGAGTCAGCTCACCCAGAGGGAACTTCAGAAAAGTTGGGTGGTAATTATGCAGTTGTTTCAAATCGCAAGGAATGCTGGCAGGGCTTGGAACAAGATATCACAGCCAGGGTTTCTCCAGGTTCCACTTATACAGTTTCTGCCCGTGTTGGAGTATCAGGGCCTCTTCAGGGATCCACTGATGTCTTGGCAACATTGAAACTAGAAAACCGAGGTTCAGGGACTAGCTATTTGTTCATTGGAAG AACTTCTGTGTCTAAGGAGAAGTGGGAGAAGTTGGAAGGCACATTCTCATTGCCAGCTATGCCTGACCGGGTTGTATTTTATTTCGAAGGGCCTTCACCTGGAGTTGATATTCTTATAGAATCAGTAGTGATCACCTGTTCCAGTCCAAGTGAGTGTGAG AGTGTAAGCCAGAGATGCTTTGATGCTGGAGATGAGAATATCATCCTAAACCCCAAATTTGAGGATGGCCTGAACAATTGGTCTGGAAGAGGCTGCAAGATTGTTTTACATGATTCTATGGCAGATGGGAAAATAGTCCCACTGTCTGGAAAGTATTTTGCATCTGCAACAGAGCGCACACAGAACTGGAATGGTATTCAGCAGGAGATCACAGGAAAAGTGCAGCGAAAGCTTGCTTATGATGTTACTGCTGTTGTTCGGATATTTGGTAACAATGTCACTAATTCTGATGTGCGAGTGACTTTGTGGGTGCAAACACCAAACCTTCGTGAACAGTATATAGGCGTTGCCAA TGCTCAAGCAACAGACAAGGATTGGGTACAGTTGCAGGGGAAGTTCCTTCTAAATGGTTCTCCATCCAAAGTAGTCATATATGTTGAAGGTCCACCTTCGGGCACTGATATCCTTCTCAACAGTTTAATTGTAAAGCATGCGGAGAAAACCCCTCCTTCATTTCCCCCAGTTATTGAG AATCCTGCCTTTGGAgtaaatataattcaaaatagCAGTCTAAGTGATGGCACCAATGGGTGGTTTCCCCTTGGTAATTGCACTTTGAGCGTTGCTACTGGTTCACCACATATTCTTCCACCAATGGCAAGAGAATCCCTTGGACCTCATGAACCTTTAAGTGGTCGCTATATCCTTGTGACCAATCGCACACAGACTTGGATGGGTCCTGCTCAGATGATCACAGATaaactaaaactttttttgacATACCAAGTATCTGGTTGGGTTCGAATTGGTTCTGGAGCTAGTGGTCCACAAAATGTGAATGTTGCACTAGGTGTGGACAGTCAGTGGGTTAATGGGGGACAAGTTGAGGTTAATGGTGATGGATGGCATGAAATTGGTGGTTCCTTCAGAATTGAGAAGCAACCTTCCAAGGTTATGGTTTATGTTCAAGGTCCATCTCCAGGTGTTGACTTAATGGTCGCTGGAGTTCAGATTTTTCCTGTTGATCGACAGGCAAGGTTTAGATATCTACGGAGGCAGACTGATCTg AACCGTAAGCGTGATGTCATCCTAAAATTCTCAGGAGTGGATTCAAGCACTCTGCTTGGCACGGTGGTGTTAgtcaaacaaacacaaaacacttTTCCTTTGGGGTCATGTGTAAGCAGAACAAACATTGATAATGAAGATTTTGTTGAtttctttacaaaaaatttcaattgggCTGTCTTTGGCAATGAGTTGAAGTGGTACTGGACAGAACCACAGCAGGGAAATTTCAACTACAATGATGCTGATGAGATGTTGGCCTTGTGTAAAAGCCACAACATACAGACTAGAGGTCATTGTATCTTCTGGGAAGTGATCAACACAGTCCAATCATGGGTCCAAGCACTGAACAAAAATGACTTGATGACAGCTGTCCAAAATCGGCTAACAGGTCTTCTTACCCGCTACAAGGGGAAGTTCATGCACTATGATGTTAACAATGAGATGCTGCATGGTTCATTCTATCAAGATAGACTAGGTAAGGATATCCGAGCAAACATGTTCAAGACTGCACACCAACTAGATCCATCCGCCCTCCTGTTTGTGAATGATTATCACGTTGAGGATGGATGTGACACCAGATCATCTCCAGAAAAGTACATTCAACATATTCTTGATTTGCAAGAGCAAGGTGCACCTGTTGGAGGTATTGGAATACAAGGGCACATAGACAGTCCAGTCGGGCCTATTGTTTGCTCAGCTTTGGATAAATTGGGTATTCTTGGTCTTCCAATCTGGTTTACAGAGCTTGATGTGTCCTCCATTAATGAATGTGTTAGAGGGGACGATTTGGAAGTGATGCTTAGGGAAGCTTTTGCCCATCCTGCAGTAGATGGTATAATGCTATGGGGATTCTGGGAGTTGTTTATGAGCCGGAACAATTCACATCTAGTGAATGCAGAGGGTGACATTAATGAAGCTGGTAAAAGATACCTTGCTCTTAGAAAAGAGTGGCTGTCTCATGCACGTGGGCATATTGATGACCAAGGACAGTTCCAGTTTAGAGGCTTCCATGGAACATACACTCTGGAAATTATTAATTCCTCCAAGAAGGTTTCAAAGACATTTGTTGTTGACAATGGTGACTTGCCACTGGTGGTTCCCATAGATTTATAA